A region from the Arachis ipaensis cultivar K30076 chromosome B01, Araip1.1, whole genome shotgun sequence genome encodes:
- the LOC107635485 gene encoding novel plant SNARE 13 isoform X1 — MRECKRLIKEFDREIKDGEGRNSQEVNKQLNDEKQSMIKELNSYVALRKTYMNTIGNKKIELFDMGAGAGEPTAEENVKLASEMSNQELIKEGMKQMDETDQAIERSKQVVQQTLEVGTQTATTLKGQTEQMGRIVNELDSIQFSIKKASQLVKEIGRKVATDKCIMLFLFLIVCGVIAIIVVKIVNPNNKDIRDIPGLAPPAQTRRLLYVRSREHFD; from the exons ATGAGGGAATGCAAAAG GTTGATAAAGGAGTTTGATCGTGAAATTAAAGATGGGGAGGGAAGAAATTCCCAAGAAGTGAACAAGCAACTCAATGACGAAAAGCAATCAATG ATCAAGGAGCTAAACTCATATGTGGCACTGAGAAAAAC GTACATGAATACCATTGGCAATAAGAAAATTGAGCTTTTTGATATGGGAGCAGGAGCAGGTGAACCTACAGCTGAAGAAAATGTTAAATTGGCTTCAG AAATGTCAAATCAAGAACTTATCAAGGAGGGGATGAAGCAAATGGATGAAACTGATCAGGCTATTGAAAGATCTAAGCAG GTTGTACAACAAACCCTTGAAGTAGGCACTCAAACTGCTACCACCTTGAAGGGTCAA ACTGAGCAAATGGGTCGCATTGTCAATGAGCTTGACTCTATTCAGTTCTCAATTAAGAAGGCATCCCAACTTGTTAAGGAGATTGGTAGAAAG GTAGCTACAGACAAGTGCATTATGCTTTTCCTATTCCTTATCGTCTGTGGTGTAATCGCCATTATTGTGGTGAAG ATTGTGAATCCCAACAACAAAGATATTAGGGATATTCCGGGATTGGCTCCTCCAGCTCAGACCAGGAGACTCTTGTATGTAAGGAGCAGAGAACATTTTGATTGA
- the LOC107635485 gene encoding novel plant SNARE 13 isoform X2 — protein sequence MATNLPMTPELEQIHGEIRDHFKSLSNGFQRLDKIKDSHRQSSQLEDLTQKMRECKRLIKEFDREIKDGEGRNSQEVNKQLNDEKQSMIKELNSYVALRKTYMNTIGNKKIELFDMGAGAGEPTAEENVKLASEMSNQELIKEGMKQMDETDQAIERSKQVVQQTLEVGTQTATTLKGQTEQMGRIVNELDSIQFSIKKASQLVKEIGRKVATDKCIMLFLFLIVCGVIAIIVVKIVNPNNKDIRDIPGLAPPAQTRRLLYVRSREHFD from the exons ATGGCCACCAACTTGCCGATGACGCCTGAGCTGGAGCAGATCCACGGTGAGATCCGCGACCActt TAAGTCCCTATC AAATGGCTTCCAGAGGCTGGATAAAATTAAAGATTCCCATAGACAAAGTAGTCAACTGGAAGATCTCACGCAGAAGATGAGGGAATGCAAAAG GTTGATAAAGGAGTTTGATCGTGAAATTAAAGATGGGGAGGGAAGAAATTCCCAAGAAGTGAACAAGCAACTCAATGACGAAAAGCAATCAATG ATCAAGGAGCTAAACTCATATGTGGCACTGAGAAAAAC GTACATGAATACCATTGGCAATAAGAAAATTGAGCTTTTTGATATGGGAGCAGGAGCAGGTGAACCTACAGCTGAAGAAAATGTTAAATTGGCTTCAG AAATGTCAAATCAAGAACTTATCAAGGAGGGGATGAAGCAAATGGATGAAACTGATCAGGCTATTGAAAGATCTAAGCAG GTTGTACAACAAACCCTTGAAGTAGGCACTCAAACTGCTACCACCTTGAAGGGTCAA ACTGAGCAAATGGGTCGCATTGTCAATGAGCTTGACTCTATTCAGTTCTCAATTAAGAAGGCATCCCAACTTGTTAAGGAGATTGGTAGAAAG GTAGCTACAGACAAGTGCATTATGCTTTTCCTATTCCTTATCGTCTGTGGTGTAATCGCCATTATTGTGGTGAAG ATTGTGAATCCCAACAACAAAGATATTAGGGATATTCCGGGATTGGCTCCTCCAGCTCAGACCAGGAGACTCTTGTATGTAAGGAGCAGAGAACATTTTGATTGA
- the LOC107612484 gene encoding uncharacterized protein LOC107612484 translates to MAWYCPEKKKYEAGRAQQPSRVFTTSATGVEGSETLIRGNYKIVGKILNVLFDSGVTHSLTAFEKASELGLKMVVLSYDLKVHNATSEAVVTRLGCPQVSFRVKQRDFVHDLICLSMTGFDLILGLDWLSKNCVLLNCSERTLHFMSKGGCECEDVVLLIANMSGEGQRLEQILVVCEFPEVFPKDIPDFPTAQEIEFQLSRYLDPGQSRLLLIECRHWN, encoded by the exons ATGGCCTGGTATTGTCCAGAAAAGAAGAAATATGAAGCTGGGAGAGCACAACAACCAAGTCGAGTATTTACTACTTCTGCTACAGGTGTTGAGGGATCCGAGACATTGATTAGAGGTAACTATAAAATAGTTGGtaaaattttaaatgttttatttGATTCTGGAGTGACACATTCACTCACAGCATTTGAGAAGGCTAGTGAGTTAGGATTAAAGATGGTAGTGTTGAGTTATGATTTGAAAGTGCATAATGCTACTTCTGAAGCTGTTGTAACTAGATTAGGTTGTCCACAAGTTTCGTTCCGAGTTAAACAGCGAGATTTTGTCCATGATTTAATTTGTCTATCGATGACTGGTTTTGATCTCATCTTGGGATTGGATTGGCTGTCTAAGAACTGCGTTTTGTTAAACTGTTCTGAAAGGACGTTGCATTTTATGTCGAAAGG TGGATGCGAATGTGAGGATGTTGTACTGTTAATTGCAAATATGTCAGGTGAGGGACAAAGGTTAGAGCAAATTCTGGTTGTATGTGAATTCCCAGAAGTGTTTCCGAAGGATATCCCTGATTTTCCTACTGCTCAAGAAATCGAGTTTCAATTGAGTCGGTACCTGGATCCAGGCCAATCTAGATTGCTCCTTATTGAATGTCGCCATTGGAATTGA